A single region of the Serinus canaria isolate serCan28SL12 chromosome 1, serCan2020, whole genome shotgun sequence genome encodes:
- the P2RY2 gene encoding P2Y purinoceptor 2 yields MENLTTPPAWTRFTNSSLDPGGTDDNPYKCVFDEDFKYVLLPVSYGIVCVVGLFLNLLALYAFIFRIKTWNASTTYMFNLAISDTLYVVSLPLLVYYYAMGDNWPFSVGLCKIVRFLFYTNLYCSILFLLCISIHRFLGICFPLKSLQWGHVRHARKVSVAVWLVTVVCQSPVLFFVTTSAKGDTITCHDTSSKDLFGQFVIYSSVMLVLLFCIPFLIIIVCYCLMARRLLQPTRGISRLSRSKKKSVKMIIIVLVVFIVCFLPFHVTRTLYYSFRSWDLSCQTLNAINLAYKLTRPLASTNSCLDPILYFLAGQRFMKFAGNKVPWKPQNEVALGMVPNSQLGTSSDTDTLSKDLKS; encoded by the coding sequence ATGGAGAACCTCACAACTCCTCCTGCCTGGACCAGGTTCACCAACAGCTCCTTGGACCCAGGTGGCACAGATGACAACCCCTACAAGTGCGTGTTTGACGAGGACTTCAAATACGTCCTGCTGCCCGTCTCCTACGGCATCGTGTGTGTGGTGGGGCTCTTTCTCAACCTGCTGGCCCTCTACGCCTTCATCTTCAGGATCAAGACCTGGAACGCCTCCACCACCTACATGTTCAACCTGGCCATAAGCGACACGCTCTAcgtggtgtccctgcccctcctggtCTACTACTATGCCATGGGGGACAACTGGCCCTTCAGCGTGGGGCTGTGCAAGATCGTGCGCTTCCTCTTCTACACCAACCTCTACTGCAGCatcctcttcctgctctgcatcAGCATCCATCGCTTCCTGGGCATCTGCTTCCCGCTGAAGTCGCTGCAGTGGGGCCACGTGCGCCACGCGCGCAAGGTGTCGGTGGCCGTGTGGCTGGTGACCGTGGTGTGCCAGTCCCCCGTGCTCTTCTTCGTCACCACCAGCGCCAAGGGCGACACCATCACCTGCCACGACACGTCCAGCAAGGACCTCTTCGGGCAGTTCGTCATTTACAGCTCGgtgatgctggtgctgctcttctGCATCCCTTTCCTCATCATCATCGTCTGCTACTGCCTGATGGCCCGGCGGCTGCTCCAGCCCACCCGGGGCATTTCCCGCCTGTCCCGCTCCAAGAAGAAGTCGGTGAAGATGATCATCATCGTCCTGGTGGTCTTCATcgtttgttttcttcctttccacgTCACTCGTACCTTGTACTACTCCTTCCGGAGCTGGGACCTGAGCTGCCAGACCCTCAATGCCATCAACTTGGCCTACAAGTTGACTCGTCCCCTCGCCAGCACCAACAGCTGCTTGGATCCCATTTTGTATTTCTTAGCAGGGCAACGATTTATGAAGTTTGCGGGCAACAAAGTGCCCTGGAAGCCTCAGAATGAGGTGGCTCTGGGCATGGTGCCCAACAGTCAGCTGGGAACCAGCAGTGACACGGACACGCTCTCCAAGGATCTGAAATCCTAG